CACTTTAGCGATTTTGCAAAAGGCATGATCGATACAAGTTCTGTTATTTATTATTTATCATTGATGTTCTTCTTTTGTTTTCTAACTCATCGTGTAGTCGAAAGTGCTAGGTGGAGGTGATTATGAGTAAACTTGGGCAAATTCTTTTATTTCTAGGTCTGGTATTTCTAGTACTTTGGTTTATTTCATTTAGAGCATTAGCTGGAGGCCAGATGCCCTTTGTTTGGGTACTCTTGGGGCTTGCCGTTGCTTGCATCATGGGAGCTGTATTTAAAGATATCCGATTTTTTATTGAGCTCTCTGGTCAACGAACTACAAAGCATGGTCTTAATCTTGGTGTGTTAGTTATAATCGTAGCAGCTTTGGTAGTGGGTGTGAATTTTGTCGGTTACAGGCATGTGAAAAAATTTGACTATACCAAAGAAAAACTCAATTCACTTTCTGATCAAACTAAAAATATTCTTAAAACATTAGATAGTGATTTAGTAGTGCGAGGTTTCTTTGCTGAAAACCAACAACAAGGGATGGCAGACGCTGCAAAATTTAAAGAACTCACAGAACTTTATTCTTCAAATTCATCAAAAATTAAAGTAACAAAAGTTGATCTCATTAAGCGCCCTGATCAAGCAAAAACTCATGAAGTGAATGCCTCAGGTACGATAATTATTGAGTACAAAGGTAAGAAAAATAAATTTGAAGATTTTTCTGAGCAAGGTTTCACTAACGCCATTATTAAAATCACCCGAGACAAAAACAAGGTGATTTATTTTATTACAGGTCACGGTGAAAGAGATTTTGAGAGCGGTGATGTTGCGGGTGCTCAAAATTTTAAAAAGTATCTTACCGATTCAAGCTATGAGGTAAAACCACTTTCATTTTTAGAGAAGTCTCAAATTCCTGACGATGCAGCACTTGTAATTATCGCGGGCCCCAAGCAGGCATACTTTGACAATGAAATTAAAGCGCTCAACGATTACCTCTATAAAGGGGGAAAGCTTCTCTTAGCCCTTGATCCTGGTACAAAAACAAATTTAGGTACTCTTGTAAGGTCATGGGGACTTGAGTTTAAAAACAATTATATCCTTGATCAATTGGGCCAACTTGTCGGTGCCGGCGGTGCTACAGCTGTTGGTATTAACTATTCGCCATCAAATGAAATTACTAAAAACTTCAAACAAGACATGACCGTGTTTCATCTAGCTAGCCAGCTTAAAGTCACACAGACAAAGCCTGTGGGTATTACGATTGAAGAAATTGTTAAATCATCGCCTGCAAGTTTTAGTAAAGCTGAAATCAGAGAAGGTGCTGTGAAGTTTGAAGAGGGTAAAGACGAAAAAGGCCCATTAACCATTGTGGCTGCAGTTACTGGTAAGCTTAATGAAGATGCAGGTAAAGGTGCTCCACAAGAATTTCAAGCTCTAGTTGTTGGCGATAGTGATTTTTTGTCA
The window above is part of the Oligoflexia bacterium genome. Proteins encoded here:
- a CDS encoding Gldg family protein — translated: MSKLGQILLFLGLVFLVLWFISFRALAGGQMPFVWVLLGLAVACIMGAVFKDIRFFIELSGQRTTKHGLNLGVLVIIVAALVVGVNFVGYRHVKKFDYTKEKLNSLSDQTKNILKTLDSDLVVRGFFAENQQQGMADAAKFKELTELYSSNSSKIKVTKVDLIKRPDQAKTHEVNASGTIIIEYKGKKNKFEDFSEQGFTNAIIKITRDKNKVIYFITGHGERDFESGDVAGAQNFKKYLTDSSYEVKPLSFLEKSQIPDDAALVIIAGPKQAYFDNEIKALNDYLYKGGKLLLALDPGTKTNLGTLVRSWGLEFKNNYILDQLGQLVGAGGATAVGINYSPSNEITKNFKQDMTVFHLASQLKVTQTKPVGITIEEIVKSSPASFSKAEIREGAVKFEEGKDEKGPLTIVAAVTGKLNEDAGKGAPQEFQALVVGDSDFLSNQLVDAQLNHDLALNSIAYLAKDKELLSIRPKESQGTMITISQTQSTLLYYGLVFVFPILIFVTGGSFWYRRRTA